One window from the genome of Pseudonocardia hierapolitana encodes:
- a CDS encoding alpha/beta fold hydrolase, with product MLNGSVRAANRDGLTFDVHELGPPGGDPVLLLHGFPQRGESWHAVATRLAERGYRTLAPDQRGYSPRARPTGRDAYRLGEMVDDALAVVDQLVDPAARVHIVGHDWGAAVAWRLAARHGERLRTLSAVSVPPPAAYLRSLLTTRQGLASWYVYAFQLPWLPERLLAANGGPFSRRFVAALRRTGQSKAAAQRDAAGLADRAALTAAINWYRGMFSGPIGDPDPPVRVPTLFVWSDGDTALTRQSTELVRRYVAGPFRYAELRGVSHWIPDEAPDRLAELVLEHVTDHSS from the coding sequence GTGCTCAACGGCTCTGTGCGTGCGGCGAACCGGGACGGTCTGACGTTCGACGTGCACGAGCTGGGCCCACCGGGCGGCGATCCGGTCCTGCTGCTGCACGGGTTCCCGCAGCGGGGCGAGTCATGGCACGCCGTCGCCACCCGGCTCGCGGAGCGCGGCTACCGCACGCTGGCCCCCGACCAGCGCGGCTACTCGCCGCGCGCCCGCCCGACGGGCCGGGACGCCTACCGGCTGGGGGAGATGGTGGACGACGCGCTCGCGGTGGTGGACCAGCTGGTCGACCCTGCCGCGCGCGTGCACATCGTCGGCCACGACTGGGGCGCCGCCGTCGCATGGCGGCTCGCGGCCCGGCACGGCGAGCGGCTCCGCACGCTGTCCGCCGTGTCGGTGCCCCCGCCCGCGGCCTACCTGCGCTCGCTCCTGACGACGCGGCAGGGGCTCGCGTCCTGGTACGTCTACGCCTTCCAGCTGCCCTGGCTGCCCGAACGGCTGCTCGCCGCGAACGGAGGCCCGTTCTCGCGGAGGTTCGTGGCGGCGCTGCGCCGCACCGGCCAGTCGAAGGCGGCGGCGCAGCGCGACGCGGCAGGCCTCGCCGACCGGGCCGCGCTCACGGCCGCGATCAACTGGTACCGAGGCATGTTCTCCGGGCCCATCGGCGACCCGGACCCGCCGGTGCGGGTGCCCACGCTGTTCGTCTGGAGCGACGGCGATACCGCGCTCACCCGGCAGTCCACCGAGCTGGTGCGGAGGTACGTCGCCGGCCCGTTCCGGTACGCCGAGCTGCGGGGCGTGAGCCACTGGATCCCCGACGAGGCCCCCGACCGGCTGGCGGAGCTCGTCCTCGAGCACGTCACCGACCACTCGTCCTAA
- a CDS encoding glycoside hydrolase family 3 N-terminal domain-containing protein, whose protein sequence is MTVRKSLAVVLGVLAGLVLTTVPAAATPAPPPPLTGEHLGPDRLPRCAEVVATMTPRDKLAQRLMVGVDAADPRATAENVRTTQVGGIFVGGNATALLTDQALRGVQAMSRVPLAVAVDDEGGRVQRIDDLDGELPSARAMARTRTPEQVRALGEERGREQLARGITMNLAPTVDVTGRSAAIGDRSFGDDPESVGSYAAAFAEGQRAAGVYTVLKHFPGHGRANGDSHKGRVSTPPLDDLRADDLRPYAALLGPGGPLADGRTGVLVGHLDVPGLTTDMPSSLTPEVYALLRGEIGFDGLVLTDDLGAMDAVTDEFTLPEAVERALAAGADMALWSSGGRITPVLDHLERARLDPAANDAAVARVLRAKRACS, encoded by the coding sequence ATGACGGTTCGCAAGTCGCTCGCAGTGGTGCTCGGAGTCCTCGCGGGGCTGGTCCTCACGACGGTCCCGGCGGCCGCGACGCCGGCGCCGCCGCCCCCGCTCACCGGCGAGCACCTGGGACCCGACCGGCTCCCGCGCTGCGCCGAGGTGGTGGCGACGATGACCCCGCGGGACAAGCTGGCCCAGCGGCTCATGGTCGGTGTCGATGCCGCCGACCCGCGCGCGACCGCGGAGAACGTGCGCACCACCCAGGTGGGTGGGATCTTCGTCGGCGGCAACGCCACCGCGCTGCTCACCGACCAGGCGCTGCGCGGGGTGCAGGCGATGTCCCGCGTCCCGCTCGCCGTGGCCGTCGACGACGAGGGCGGGCGCGTCCAGCGCATCGACGACCTCGACGGTGAGCTGCCCAGCGCCCGGGCGATGGCCCGCACCCGCACGCCCGAGCAGGTGCGCGCGCTGGGCGAGGAGCGCGGACGGGAGCAGCTCGCGCGCGGCATCACGATGAACCTCGCCCCGACCGTCGACGTCACCGGCCGGTCGGCAGCCATCGGGGACCGTTCGTTCGGCGACGACCCCGAGTCCGTCGGCAGCTATGCGGCCGCGTTCGCCGAGGGCCAACGGGCCGCGGGCGTCTACACGGTGCTCAAGCACTTCCCGGGGCACGGGCGGGCGAACGGCGACTCGCACAAGGGCCGCGTCTCCACCCCGCCGCTGGACGACCTGCGCGCCGACGACCTGCGCCCGTACGCCGCGCTGCTCGGCCCGGGGGGCCCGCTCGCCGACGGGCGCACGGGCGTGCTCGTGGGGCACCTGGACGTCCCCGGCCTCACCACGGACATGCCCAGCTCGCTCACGCCCGAGGTGTACGCGCTCCTGCGCGGCGAGATCGGCTTCGACGGCCTGGTGCTCACCGACGACCTCGGCGCGATGGACGCCGTCACCGACGAGTTCACGCTGCCCGAGGCGGTCGAGCGCGCACTGGCCGCAGGCGCCGACATGGCGCTCTGGTCCAGCGGGGGCCGCATCACGCCGGTGCTGGACCACCTGGAGCGGGCGCGCCTGGATCCCGCCGCGAACGACGCCGCCGTCGCGAGGGTCCTTCGCGCCAAGCGCGCCTGCTCCTGA
- a CDS encoding carboxyl transferase domain-containing protein codes for MTQFQRVAIVNRGEPAMRLIHAVREWNAQLTGGNGAAPLRTIALYTAVDRHAMFVREADEAVLIGPEDPEQAFATSPYLDYAELERGLRAARADAVWPGWGFVSEKAEFARLCRELGIVFVGPSPEVMERLGDKIASKLLAEEVGVPMAAWSGGPVADLAAAREHAERIGYPLMVKATAGGGGRGIRRVDSAEQLAEAFERASSEASKTAGDATVFLERAIRGGRHVEVQVVADASGDVWTLGVRDCSVQRRNQKVIEESASTALDAEQEQLLRTSAARLVQAAGYVNAGTVEFLYEPGERLLSFLEVNTRLQVEHPVTEATTGVDIVKLQLHVAAGGKLADIAPGAPPARGHAIEARLTAEDPEQGFAPAPGRIEHLALPSGPGVRVDTGVATGDVIPPQFDSMIAKVIAWGRDRDEARARLHRALKQTAAVIDGGTTNKAFLLDLLDRPEVRAGELDTTWLDMMMAAGYEPPRRLDVALLATAVEAQDAHVARQRERLFASAERGRPEVGHETWYQVDVRAAGESYRLRVAQSRGTRYHVELDGKAVDVDAERTGRFERKLTVAGQSYTVLSVPQGSDFLVEVDGAVHRISGGEAGLVRAPAPAMIVSIPVAPGDAVEAGDVVAVVESMKLETALRAPVSGRVREVLVAANTQVDGGTKLVRLEPDGDIGGSTGGDRADFAELAGPPVIGSDAAARADDALRSLRFLVLGYDIDERDAHPLLAALSSARAQLPPDDPGVLAGETAVLRIFADMCALSRNRRGPEDETQQVDPAGEEARNPQEYLYAFLRSRDADAEGLPESFRDKLRRALGHYGVPELTPSDTVSADALHSALYRMFLAHRRATAHVPVVLELLEWRLSHPDSLPPAARVDYQRMLDRLVTATQLRHPVVGSLARRVRYTLFDAPLIAAERAAGQAEVRAELDRLSDDPAVRAQQIDTIVSAGEPILGVFGAQHHAAMLEVMTRRYYRIRTLCDLQVTDRGGRPLLTAAYEHEGRELTVLATTVHTAPDAPAWGEPMAVQGDLRRIIAQLPDESRVLLDLYIIAGEAPDADPERSSEKIRAMLGRLPERLARVAVAVRRPRGDERSAWFTFTAGPDRRPVEDRTLRGVHPMVAERLGLWRLADFELTRLPSPIDVHLFRAVGRNVPDDKRLIALSDVRELTILRNGEDGSVNGSAGAPHSGRIRALPQLEQVLDSCLDAIRSARAASREDARLDWNRVLLYVWPVVDVPLEELDSVVHVLAPRTVGLGLEQVLVQFRHVGDGSGEPREFLLRMSRPPGAGLTVQVTEPPTEPMRELDAYAQKVIRARRRGAVYPYELVPMLLRNPDRGGPTGGFTEYDLGPDGAPVVVERPPGQNTANIVLGTVTTPTQRYPEGMTRVVLIGDPTKALGALAEPECARVLAAIELARRLDAPIEWFAVSAGAKIAMDSGVENMDWIARALRGIVEFTQEGGEINVVVTGINVGAQPYWNAEATMLMHTKGILVMTPDSAMVLTGKQSLDYSGGVSAEDNFGIGGYDRIMGPNGQAQYWAPDLSGAVDVLLAHYEHTYRAPGERFPRPAPTSDPVDRDISGSPHSGPGCDFATVGEVFSANPERKKPFDIRSLLRAVSDADHPTLERWIDMIDADGVVVLDAHLGGQPICLIGVESRPLPRRGPLPMDGPTTFTAGTLFPKSSKKMARGINAASGNRPLVILANLSGFDGSPESLRQMQLEYGAEIGRAVVNFDGPIVFCVVSRYHGGAFVVFSGTLNDNMEVAAVEGSYASVIGGAPAAAVVFAGEVNKRTAADPRIADLEARIAEARQNGAEEEAARLTNELATLRPGVRAEVLGKVADEFDAAHSVERAQRVGSVDVIVPATGLRPYLADAVRRGMEKAGSHR; via the coding sequence GTGACGCAGTTCCAGCGGGTCGCCATCGTCAACCGCGGCGAGCCGGCGATGCGCCTCATCCACGCGGTGCGCGAGTGGAACGCACAACTGACCGGCGGGAACGGGGCGGCACCGCTGCGCACGATCGCGCTCTACACGGCGGTCGACCGGCACGCCATGTTCGTCCGGGAAGCCGACGAGGCGGTGCTGATCGGCCCCGAGGACCCGGAACAGGCGTTCGCGACGAGCCCCTACCTCGACTACGCGGAGCTGGAGCGCGGGCTGCGCGCCGCCCGCGCCGACGCCGTGTGGCCCGGCTGGGGCTTCGTCTCCGAGAAGGCCGAGTTCGCCCGGCTGTGCCGCGAGCTCGGGATCGTGTTCGTCGGCCCGTCGCCCGAGGTGATGGAACGGCTCGGCGACAAGATCGCGTCGAAGCTGCTGGCCGAGGAGGTCGGCGTGCCCATGGCCGCGTGGAGCGGCGGGCCGGTCGCCGATCTCGCCGCGGCCCGCGAGCACGCCGAGCGGATCGGTTACCCCCTCATGGTCAAGGCGACGGCGGGCGGCGGCGGGCGCGGCATCCGCCGCGTCGACTCCGCCGAGCAGCTGGCCGAGGCGTTCGAGCGGGCGAGCTCGGAGGCGTCGAAGACCGCGGGCGATGCGACCGTGTTCCTGGAGCGGGCCATCCGCGGTGGCCGCCACGTCGAGGTGCAGGTCGTGGCCGACGCGAGCGGCGACGTCTGGACGCTCGGCGTGCGCGACTGCTCGGTGCAGCGGCGCAACCAGAAGGTGATCGAGGAGTCGGCGTCCACCGCGCTCGACGCCGAGCAGGAGCAGCTGCTGCGCACCTCGGCCGCGCGGCTGGTGCAGGCGGCGGGCTACGTCAACGCGGGCACCGTCGAGTTCCTGTACGAGCCGGGCGAGCGCCTGCTGTCGTTCCTCGAGGTCAACACGCGGCTGCAGGTGGAGCACCCGGTCACGGAGGCCACCACCGGCGTCGACATCGTCAAGTTGCAGCTGCACGTCGCCGCGGGCGGCAAGCTCGCCGACATCGCGCCGGGGGCCCCGCCTGCCCGCGGGCACGCGATCGAGGCCCGGCTCACCGCTGAGGACCCCGAGCAGGGCTTCGCCCCCGCGCCGGGCCGGATCGAGCACCTCGCGCTGCCCAGCGGCCCCGGTGTCCGGGTGGACACCGGCGTGGCCACCGGGGACGTGATCCCGCCGCAGTTCGACTCCATGATCGCCAAGGTGATCGCGTGGGGCCGCGACCGCGACGAGGCGCGGGCCCGCCTGCACCGCGCGCTCAAGCAGACCGCCGCCGTGATCGACGGCGGCACCACCAACAAGGCGTTCCTGCTCGACCTGCTCGACCGTCCCGAGGTCCGGGCGGGCGAGCTCGACACCACCTGGCTCGACATGATGATGGCCGCCGGCTACGAGCCGCCGCGGCGCCTGGACGTCGCGCTGCTCGCCACGGCGGTGGAGGCGCAGGACGCGCACGTGGCGCGCCAGCGCGAGCGGCTGTTCGCCTCGGCCGAGCGGGGACGCCCCGAGGTGGGGCACGAGACCTGGTACCAGGTGGACGTCCGGGCCGCGGGCGAGTCGTACCGGCTGCGCGTGGCGCAGTCGCGCGGCACCCGCTACCACGTGGAGCTGGACGGCAAGGCCGTCGACGTCGACGCGGAGCGCACCGGCCGGTTCGAGCGCAAGCTCACCGTCGCGGGGCAGTCCTACACGGTGCTCTCCGTACCGCAGGGCTCGGACTTCCTCGTCGAGGTCGACGGCGCCGTGCACCGGATCTCCGGCGGCGAGGCCGGGCTCGTGCGCGCGCCCGCCCCCGCGATGATCGTCTCGATCCCGGTGGCGCCGGGCGACGCCGTCGAGGCGGGCGACGTCGTGGCCGTCGTGGAGAGCATGAAGCTGGAGACGGCGCTGCGCGCGCCCGTCAGCGGCCGCGTGCGTGAGGTGCTCGTCGCGGCGAACACCCAGGTGGACGGCGGCACCAAGCTGGTCCGCCTCGAACCCGACGGCGACATCGGCGGTTCGACGGGCGGCGACCGGGCCGACTTCGCCGAGCTGGCCGGACCGCCGGTCATCGGGTCCGACGCGGCCGCGCGGGCGGACGACGCGCTCCGGTCGCTCCGGTTCCTGGTACTGGGCTACGACATCGACGAGCGCGACGCCCACCCGCTCCTCGCGGCACTCTCCTCCGCCCGCGCGCAGCTCCCCCCGGACGACCCGGGGGTGCTCGCGGGCGAGACCGCCGTGTTGCGCATCTTCGCCGACATGTGCGCGCTCTCGCGCAACCGGCGCGGCCCCGAGGACGAGACGCAGCAGGTCGACCCGGCCGGTGAGGAGGCACGGAACCCGCAGGAGTACCTGTACGCGTTCCTGCGCTCGCGCGACGCCGACGCCGAGGGCCTGCCGGAGTCGTTCCGCGACAAGCTGCGCCGGGCACTGGGGCATTACGGCGTGCCGGAGCTGACGCCGTCGGACACCGTCTCGGCCGACGCGCTGCACAGCGCGCTGTACCGGATGTTCCTCGCGCACCGCCGGGCCACCGCGCACGTGCCGGTGGTGCTGGAGCTCCTCGAATGGCGGCTGAGCCATCCCGACTCGCTCCCGCCCGCCGCGCGCGTCGACTACCAGCGCATGCTCGACCGGCTCGTCACGGCCACCCAGCTGCGGCACCCGGTGGTCGGCAGCCTGGCCCGGCGCGTGCGCTACACCTTGTTCGACGCACCGCTGATCGCGGCCGAGCGCGCCGCGGGCCAGGCCGAGGTGCGGGCGGAGCTCGACCGGCTGTCGGACGACCCCGCGGTGCGGGCGCAGCAGATCGACACCATCGTGTCCGCGGGCGAGCCCATCCTCGGGGTCTTCGGCGCGCAGCACCACGCTGCGATGCTCGAGGTGATGACGCGGCGCTACTACCGCATCCGCACCCTGTGCGACCTGCAGGTCACCGACCGCGGCGGGCGTCCGCTGCTGACGGCCGCCTACGAGCACGAGGGCCGGGAGCTCACCGTGCTCGCCACCACCGTGCACACCGCGCCCGACGCGCCGGCGTGGGGCGAACCGATGGCCGTGCAGGGAGACCTGAGGCGGATCATCGCGCAGCTGCCCGACGAGAGCAGGGTGCTGCTCGACCTCTACATCATCGCCGGGGAGGCGCCCGACGCCGACCCGGAGCGCTCGTCGGAGAAGATCCGCGCGATGCTCGGTCGGCTGCCGGAGCGGCTCGCCCGCGTCGCGGTGGCGGTGCGCCGCCCGCGCGGGGACGAGCGGTCGGCGTGGTTCACGTTCACGGCGGGTCCGGACCGGCGGCCGGTCGAGGACCGGACGCTGCGCGGCGTGCACCCGATGGTCGCCGAGCGGCTCGGGCTGTGGCGCCTCGCCGACTTCGAGCTCACCCGCCTGCCGTCGCCGATCGACGTGCACCTGTTCCGCGCCGTCGGCCGCAACGTGCCCGACGACAAGCGGCTCATCGCGCTGTCGGACGTCCGTGAGCTCACCATCCTGCGCAACGGCGAGGACGGCAGTGTCAATGGCTCCGCTGGCGCTCCGCACAGTGGCCGGATCCGCGCCCTGCCCCAGCTGGAGCAGGTGCTCGACTCCTGCCTCGACGCCATCCGCTCGGCGCGCGCCGCGAGCCGGGAGGACGCGCGACTGGACTGGAACCGGGTGCTGCTCTACGTCTGGCCGGTCGTGGACGTGCCGCTGGAGGAGCTCGACTCGGTCGTCCACGTGCTGGCCCCACGCACCGTCGGGCTGGGCCTGGAGCAGGTGCTCGTCCAGTTCCGGCACGTGGGCGACGGCAGCGGGGAGCCGCGCGAGTTCCTCCTGCGCATGTCGCGGCCGCCGGGGGCCGGGCTGACCGTGCAGGTCACCGAGCCGCCCACGGAGCCGATGCGCGAGCTCGACGCGTACGCGCAGAAGGTGATCCGGGCGCGGCGGCGCGGCGCGGTCTACCCGTACGAGCTGGTGCCGATGCTGCTGCGCAACCCGGACCGCGGCGGGCCGACCGGCGGGTTCACCGAGTACGACCTCGGCCCGGACGGCGCGCCGGTGGTCGTGGAGCGCCCGCCGGGGCAGAACACGGCCAACATCGTGCTCGGAACCGTCACCACGCCGACGCAGCGCTACCCGGAGGGCATGACCCGCGTCGTGCTCATCGGCGACCCGACCAAGGCCCTCGGCGCGCTCGCCGAGCCCGAGTGCGCCCGCGTGCTCGCCGCGATCGAGCTCGCACGGCGGCTCGACGCGCCGATCGAGTGGTTCGCGGTGTCGGCCGGCGCGAAGATCGCCATGGACTCCGGCGTGGAGAACATGGACTGGATCGCGCGGGCCCTGCGCGGGATCGTCGAGTTCACGCAGGAGGGCGGCGAGATCAACGTCGTCGTCACCGGCATCAACGTCGGCGCCCAGCCGTACTGGAACGCCGAGGCCACGATGCTCATGCACACCAAGGGCATCCTGGTGATGACGCCGGACAGCGCGATGGTGCTCACCGGCAAGCAGAGCCTCGACTACTCCGGCGGTGTCTCCGCGGAGGACAACTTCGGCATCGGCGGCTACGACCGGATCATGGGCCCGAACGGGCAGGCCCAGTACTGGGCGCCGGACCTGTCCGGCGCCGTGGACGTGCTGCTCGCCCACTACGAGCACACCTACCGCGCGCCCGGCGAGCGGTTCCCCCGGCCCGCACCCACGAGCGACCCGGTGGACCGCGACATCTCCGGCTCGCCGCACTCCGGCCCCGGCTGCGATTTCGCGACCGTCGGGGAGGTCTTCTCCGCCAACCCGGAGCGCAAGAAGCCGTTCGACATCCGCTCGCTGCTGCGTGCGGTCTCCGACGCCGACCACCCCACGCTCGAGCGCTGGATCGACATGATCGACGCCGACGGCGTGGTCGTGCTCGACGCGCACCTGGGCGGGCAGCCGATCTGCCTGATCGGCGTCGAGTCCCGGCCGCTGCCCCGGCGCGGGCCGCTGCCGATGGACGGGCCGACCACGTTCACGGCGGGCACGCTGTTCCCGAAGTCGTCGAAGAAGATGGCCCGCGGGATCAACGCCGCGAGCGGCAACCGCCCGCTGGTGATCCTCGCCAACCTCTCCGGCTTCGACGGCTCCCCCGAGTCGCTGCGCCAGATGCAGCTGGAGTACGGCGCCGAGATCGGCCGGGCGGTCGTCAACTTCGACGGTCCGATCGTGTTCTGCGTGGTCTCCCGCTACCACGGCGGAGCGTTCGTGGTGTTCAGCGGAACGCTCAACGACAACATGGAGGTCGCCGCCGTCGAGGGCTCCTACGCCTCGGTGATCGGCGGGGCGCCTGCCGCGGCCGTCGTGTTCGCAGGCGAGGTCAACAAGCGCACCGCCGCCGACCCGCGCATCGCCGACCTGGAGGCCCGCATCGCCGAGGCCCGCCAGAACGGCGCCGAGGAGGAGGCCGCGCGGCTCACCAACGAGCTCGCGACGCTGCGCCCCGGCGTGCGGGCTGAGGTGCTCGGGAAGGTGGCCGACGAGTTCGACGCCGCGCACAGCGTCGAACGCGCCCAGCGGGTGGGCTCGGTGGACGTGATCGTCCCGGCCACCGGCCTGCGCCCGTACCTGGCCGACGCCGTCCGACGGGGAATGGAGAAGGCCGGCAGCCATCGCTGA
- a CDS encoding VOC family protein produces the protein MEILAGRVLLRPLDMQRSLTFYRDVLGLAIAREFPGGTVFFLGGGFLELSGSADAPASPAVALWLQVRDLAAAHRELADHVVREPRQEPWGLHEMWITDPDGTRIVLVQVPEDHPIRRDLR, from the coding sequence ATGGAGATCCTGGCCGGACGGGTGCTGCTGCGGCCCCTCGACATGCAGCGCAGCCTCACGTTCTACCGCGACGTGCTCGGGCTCGCGATCGCCCGCGAGTTCCCCGGTGGCACCGTGTTCTTCCTCGGCGGCGGCTTCCTGGAGCTCTCCGGGAGCGCGGACGCCCCGGCCAGCCCCGCGGTCGCGCTCTGGCTGCAGGTCCGCGACCTCGCCGCGGCCCACCGCGAGCTGGCCGACCACGTCGTGCGCGAGCCGCGGCAGGAGCCGTGGGGGCTGCACGAGATGTGGATCACCGATCCGGACGGCACCCGCATCGTTCTGGTGCAGGTGCCGGAGGACCACCCGATCCGCCGCGACCTGCGCTGA
- a CDS encoding glutathione S-transferase family protein — translation MAATQSRTDAFEREPVALTERITSDGSSHWPAEPGRYRLVVARACPWANRSVIVRRLLGLEPVLSMGIAGPLHDERSWRFHNDPDNRDPVLGIEYLREAYEKAHPGFDAGVTVPTVVEIASGKAVTNNFQCLTLDFSTQWRAYHREGAPDLYPEQHRAEIDEINEAVYDDVNNGVYKAGFAKGQGSYEKAYRALFTRLDRLSERLATRRYLVGDTITEADVRLWTTLVRFDAVYHGHFKCNRQKLAEMPVLWAYARDLFQTPGFGDTIDFEQIKQHYYGVHAEINPTGIVPLGPDPRGWLTAHGREELGGRPFGDGTPPGPPPEAERVPAIA, via the coding sequence ATGGCTGCCACCCAGTCCCGAACCGACGCCTTCGAACGCGAGCCGGTCGCGCTCACCGAACGGATCACCTCCGACGGGTCGTCGCACTGGCCCGCCGAGCCCGGCCGGTACCGGCTGGTGGTCGCGCGGGCGTGCCCGTGGGCGAACCGGAGCGTGATCGTCCGGCGGTTGCTCGGCCTGGAGCCGGTGCTGTCGATGGGCATCGCAGGACCGCTGCACGACGAGCGGAGCTGGCGGTTCCACAACGATCCCGACAACCGGGACCCGGTGCTCGGCATCGAGTACCTCCGCGAGGCGTACGAGAAGGCCCACCCGGGCTTCGACGCAGGCGTCACCGTCCCGACCGTCGTCGAGATCGCCAGCGGCAAGGCGGTGACCAACAACTTCCAGTGCCTCACGCTGGACTTCTCGACGCAGTGGCGCGCGTACCACCGCGAGGGTGCTCCCGACCTGTACCCGGAGCAGCACCGGGCCGAGATCGACGAGATCAACGAGGCCGTCTACGACGACGTCAACAACGGCGTCTACAAGGCCGGCTTCGCCAAGGGGCAGGGGTCGTACGAGAAGGCCTACCGTGCGCTGTTCACGCGGCTCGACCGGCTGTCCGAGCGACTCGCCACCCGTCGCTACCTCGTCGGGGACACGATCACCGAGGCCGACGTCCGGCTGTGGACCACGCTCGTCCGGTTCGACGCCGTCTACCACGGCCACTTCAAGTGCAACCGGCAGAAGCTCGCCGAGATGCCGGTGCTGTGGGCCTACGCGCGCGACCTGTTCCAGACCCCCGGTTTCGGCGACACGATCGACTTCGAGCAGATCAAGCAGCACTACTACGGCGTGCACGCCGAGATCAACCCGACCGGGATCGTCCCGCTCGGCCCCGATCCCCGTGGCTGGCTCACTGCGCACGGGCGCGAGGAGCTGGGCGGGCGGCCGTTCGGCGACGGCACCCCGCCCGGCCCGCCACCGGAGGCGGAGCGGGTGCCGGCGATCGCCTGA
- a CDS encoding GtrA family protein — protein sequence MASAVVAPAWSRLRHPLFLQVARYVMVGGLGTAVNAATFLLLRTAGLDAVPASLVALLVSTAVSTEANGRFTFGGTAVHRWRARVQVGGTVLFYAFYSSAVLLLLGLVVDAPTPVEETVALAAASVLGGVGRFLVMRYWVFGTSDVPVQPVAPKPGTVDAWDERA from the coding sequence ATGGCGAGCGCGGTGGTCGCGCCGGCATGGTCGCGGCTGCGGCACCCGCTGTTCCTGCAGGTGGCCCGCTACGTGATGGTCGGCGGCCTCGGCACGGCCGTCAACGCCGCCACTTTCCTGCTCCTGCGCACCGCCGGGCTGGACGCGGTGCCTGCGAGCCTCGTCGCGCTGCTCGTGAGCACCGCCGTGAGCACGGAGGCGAACGGCCGGTTCACGTTCGGGGGCACGGCCGTGCACCGGTGGCGGGCCCGGGTGCAGGTCGGCGGCACTGTCCTGTTCTACGCGTTCTACAGCTCTGCCGTCCTGCTGCTGCTCGGGCTGGTCGTCGATGCGCCGACACCGGTGGAGGAGACCGTCGCGCTCGCCGCGGCGAGCGTTCTCGGCGGCGTCGGCCGCTTCCTCGTGATGCGCTACTGGGTGTTCGGCACGAGCGATGTCCCCGTCCAGCCGGTTGCCCCGAAACCTGGCACGGTGGACGCATGGGACGAACGAGCCTGA
- a CDS encoding VC0807 family protein, with product MTQTTPRTPATAAPRRAMFLGLFRDIGLSLAAYYGLRAVGASPSVALLGGTVTAGLRIAYVWLRTRRFDGFAAFMLAEFGVGLGFALLTGDARFLVAKESFSTAVAGLIFLASCGFGRPMIWHAAARFQPEARAELDRLWCGSPGFRRTFRMLTIGWGAGMLAEAVARVVVAYTLPVDAAAGLSQLLRFGAMGLLVLWTLATVKRRRASRS from the coding sequence ATGACGCAGACGACCCCGCGCACCCCCGCTACCGCGGCCCCTCGTCGGGCGATGTTCCTGGGCCTGTTCCGGGACATCGGGCTCAGCCTGGCGGCGTACTACGGACTTCGCGCCGTGGGCGCCTCGCCGTCCGTCGCGCTGCTCGGCGGCACGGTGACGGCGGGCCTGCGGATCGCGTACGTGTGGCTGCGCACCCGCCGCTTCGACGGGTTCGCCGCGTTCATGCTCGCCGAGTTCGGGGTGGGGCTGGGCTTCGCGTTGCTCACCGGGGACGCCCGCTTCCTGGTGGCGAAGGAGTCGTTCAGCACCGCCGTCGCCGGGCTGATCTTCCTCGCGAGCTGCGGGTTCGGCCGGCCGATGATCTGGCACGCCGCGGCGCGCTTCCAACCGGAAGCCCGCGCCGAGCTCGATCGCCTGTGGTGCGGGTCGCCGGGGTTCCGGCGCACGTTCCGGATGCTGACCATCGGCTGGGGCGCCGGGATGCTGGCCGAGGCGGTGGCCCGCGTGGTGGTCGCGTACACCCTGCCCGTCGACGCCGCGGCCGGGCTGTCACAGCTCCTCCGCTTCGGCGCGATGGGGTTGCTCGTGCTGTGGACGCTCGCCACGGTGAAGCGCCGCCGCGCCAGCCGGTCGTAA